The following proteins are encoded in a genomic region of Gopherus flavomarginatus isolate rGopFla2 chromosome 14, rGopFla2.mat.asm, whole genome shotgun sequence:
- the HAS3 gene encoding hyaluronan synthase 3 — protein sequence MPVSFTTALRVFGTSLFALVVLGGILAAYITGYQFIHTEKHYLSFGLYGAILGLHLFIQSLFAFLEHRHMRLEGRPLKLQRSVALCIAAYQEDPDYLKKCLHSVKRISFPDLQVVMVVDGNGQDDTYMLEIFNEILGSEKTGCYVWKSNFHERGEGETDSSLQESMGHIQQLVRNSTYSCILQKWGGKREVMYTAFQALGDSVDYIQVCDSDTVLDPACTVEMLRILEEDPRVGAVGGDVQILNKYDSWISFLSSVRYWMAFNVERACQSYFGCVQCISGPLGMYRNTLLQQFLEDWYNQKFLGSKCSFGDDRHLTNRVLSLGYRTKYTARSKCLTETPTKYLRWLNQQTRWSKSYFREWLYNALWFHKHHLWMTYESVVTGFFPFFLIATVIQLFYRGRIWNILLFLLTVQLVGIIKATYACFLRGNAEMIFMSLYSLLYMSSLLPAKMFAIATINKSGWGTSGRKTIVVNFIGLIPVSVWVAVLLGGLAYTAYCQDLFSETDLAFLISGAILYGCYWMGLLMLYMAIIARRCGKRQEQSSLAFAEV from the exons ATGCCAGTGAGCTTTACCACGGCCCTTCGTGTTTTTGGTACCAGCCTCTTCGCCTTGGTGGTGCTGGGAGGCATCCTTGCAGCCTACATCACTGGCTACCAGTTCATCCACACCGAGAAGCACTACCTCTCCTTCGGCCTGTATGGTGCCATCCTGGGCCTGCACCTCTTCATCCAGAGCCTCTTTGCCTTCCTGGAGCACCGTCACATGCGGCTTGAGGGGCGGCCCCTGAAGTTGCAGCGCTCCGTGGCGCTCTGCATCGCTGCCTACCAGGAGGATCCCGACTACCTGAAGAAATGCCTGCACTCGGTGAAGCGTATCTCCTTCCCCGACCTccaggtggtgatggtggtggatGGCAATGGCCAGGATGACACCTACATGCTGGAGATCTTCAATGAGATCCTGGGCTCCGAGAAAACAGGCTGCTACGTCTGGAAGAGCAACTTCCATGAGAGGGGCGAGGGGGAGACGGACAGCAGCCTCCAGGAGAGCATGGGGCACATCCAGCAGCTGGTGCGGAACAGCACCTACTCCTGCATCTTGCAGAAGTGGGGGGGGAAGCGCGAGGTGATGTACACAGCCTTCCAAGCACTCGGGGACTCCGTGGACTACATCCAG GTGTGTGACTCAGACACGGTCCTGGATCCAGCCTGCACGGTGGAGATGCTGCGCATTTTAGAGGAGGATCCACGAGTGGGCGCAGTTGGTGGAGACGTTCAG ATCCTCAATAAATACGACTCGTGGATCTCCTTCCTGAGCAGCGTGCGGTACTGGATGGCCTTCAACGTGGAGCGGGCCTGCCAGTCCTACTTTGGCTGCGTCCAGTGCATCAGTGGCCCCCTGGGCATGTACCGTAACACCCTCCTGCAGCAGTTCCTGGAGGACTGGTACAATCAGAAGTTTCTTGGCAGCAAGTGCAGCTTTGGGGATGACAGACACCTCACCAACCGTGTCCTGAGCCTGGGGTATAGGACTAAGTACACTGCCCGTTCCAAGTGCCTGACTGAGACTCCCACCAAATACCTCCGCTGGCTCAACCAGCAGACTCGCTGGAGCAAGTCCTACTTCAGGGAGTGGCTCTACAACGCCTTGTGGTTCCACAAGCACCACCTCTGGATGACCTACGAGTCCGTGGTGACTGGCTTCTTCCCCTTCTTCCTCATTGCCACGGTCATCCAGCTCTTCTACCGTGGCCGCATCTGGAatatccttctcttcctcctgacTGTGCAGCTGGTGGGGATCATCAAGGCCACCTACGCCTGCTTCCTCCGGGGCAATGCGGAGATGATCTTTATGTCCCTCTACTCCCTGCTCTATAtgtccagcctcctgccagccaaaATGTTCGCCATCGCCACCATCAACAAGTCAGGTTGGGGCACCTCTGGCCGCAAAACCATTGTGGTCAACTTCATTGGCCTCATCCCGGTTTCTGTGTGGGTCGCTGTCCTGCTTGGAGGCCTGGCCTACACGGCATACTGCCAGGACCTCTTCAGTGAGACGGACCTGGCCTTCCTCATCTCTGGCGCTATATTGTACGGCTGCTACTGGATGGGCCTCCTCATGCTCTACATGGCCATCATTGCCCGgcgctgtgggaagcggcaggagcagagcagcctggctTTTGCCGAGGTGTGA